The following are encoded in a window of Geobacter metallireducens GS-15 genomic DNA:
- a CDS encoding HD-GYP domain-containing protein — MKSRFYRPLSLASVSPSYFPEIALYVRNSGNYILYKNHDRQFTEEDRHRLERTNTSFLYVRSGDMDAVTEYLEQNLDTLLARDDIDSNAKGTILYQTAANYVTDVFDEPGKTADIIRCRSLIRHLMKYVAGHEDALKALQAITSQNYYIFTHSVQVAALMMLVHDRLFRLNQDEMIDVGIGSLLHDVGMVFLSGQLLDKPDALAAIEYHKAKQHAQKGYEHLQSAGTLSEVSLTIVRHHHEKYDGSGYPAGLKGDDIPRSAQLAALCDTYCAMTTDRPKHTALPGAEALRIMEDEVGGAFSPDLFYRFADVVKGKGKA; from the coding sequence ATGAAAAGCCGTTTCTACAGACCCCTTTCCCTCGCATCCGTCTCACCCTCCTACTTCCCGGAAATCGCCCTCTACGTCAGGAACAGCGGCAATTACATCCTGTACAAGAACCATGACCGGCAGTTCACGGAGGAGGACCGGCACCGGCTCGAACGGACCAACACCTCATTCCTCTACGTGAGAAGCGGCGACATGGACGCGGTGACCGAATACCTTGAACAGAACCTGGACACCCTCCTGGCGCGGGACGACATCGACAGCAACGCCAAGGGGACCATCCTCTACCAGACCGCCGCCAACTACGTCACTGACGTCTTTGATGAACCGGGCAAGACCGCGGATATCATCCGCTGCCGGAGCCTGATCCGCCACCTCATGAAGTACGTGGCGGGGCACGAAGACGCCCTGAAGGCGCTCCAGGCCATCACGTCCCAGAACTACTACATCTTCACCCACAGCGTCCAGGTGGCCGCCCTGATGATGCTGGTCCACGACCGGCTTTTCCGCTTGAACCAGGACGAAATGATTGACGTGGGGATCGGCTCCCTCCTCCACGACGTGGGAATGGTCTTCTTGTCCGGCCAACTCCTCGACAAACCGGACGCCCTGGCCGCTATCGAGTACCACAAGGCGAAGCAGCATGCCCAGAAGGGATACGAGCATCTGCAAAGCGCCGGCACCCTGAGCGAGGTTTCGCTGACCATCGTGCGGCACCATCACGAAAAATACGACGGGAGCGGCTACCCCGCCGGCCTCAAGGGGGACGACATCCCCCGCAGCGCCCAACTGGCGGCCCTCTGCGACACCTACTGCGCCATGACCACCGACCGTCCCAAGCACACCGCCCTCCCCGGCGCGGAAGCCCTCCGGATCATGGAAGACGAGGTGGGAGGCGCTTTCAGCCCGGATTTGTTCTATCGTTTTGCGGACGTGGTCAAAGGGAAAGGTAAAGCCTGA
- a CDS encoding DUF4911 domain-containing protein, which produces MYQPTEITRFFQVPRHDLAYLKFIVEAYEGLATLSTADRKTSTVVITYNSYFAGTLDALLKSLGTEIAIKEVSATEFSSHA; this is translated from the coding sequence GTGTACCAGCCCACTGAAATCACCCGCTTTTTCCAGGTTCCGCGCCATGACCTCGCCTACCTGAAGTTCATCGTGGAAGCCTACGAAGGCCTTGCCACCCTCAGTACGGCTGACCGGAAAACCAGCACTGTCGTCATCACGTATAATAGTTATTTCGCGGGAACATTAGACGCCCTCCTCAAATCGCTCGGCACCGAAATTGCTATCAAAGAGGTGTCAGCCACGGAGTTTTCCAGCCATGCTTGA
- a CDS encoding S41 family peptidase: protein MVQTRTKITLGLMAVIACLAFGGATLWRLAATAPDREGVASLKLLAEVLRQVEENYVERVDRKKLLEGAVNGMLAALDPHSAYLPPEPFSEMKVEISGSFGGLGIEIALKEGKLTVISPIEDTPAWRAGIKAGDHIWKIDGTPTRDLTIVQAVKKMRGERGTKVTLTILRNGETEPREFPLVRDIIQTKSLKARSLEPGYGYVRISHFQERTGEDFANALRNLRAENGGTLKGLVLDLRNNPGGLLEVAVAVAGRFVGERLDNGLIVYTEGREEFAKRRFSATVGEKEPPYPLVVLINSGSASASEIVAGALQDYGRAVIMGTPSFGKGSVQTVIPMKDGAGLKLTTALYYTPKGRSIQARGIIPDVIVENAELKSVTKDRREDFHEKDLDNHLGGGKDAVPAKGPIEKNEESGKKGQPARHAVGPEDDAKKDFQLARALDLLKSWEVLQKVAGGIK from the coding sequence ATGGTGCAGACGAGAACGAAGATTACCCTGGGACTCATGGCTGTGATTGCCTGCCTCGCCTTCGGCGGTGCCACCCTCTGGCGGCTTGCCGCAACCGCCCCCGACCGTGAAGGGGTGGCTTCCCTGAAGCTTTTGGCCGAAGTGCTCCGCCAAGTGGAAGAGAACTACGTGGAGAGGGTGGACCGGAAGAAGCTTCTGGAAGGGGCCGTCAACGGGATGCTCGCCGCCCTCGATCCCCACAGTGCCTATCTACCTCCCGAGCCGTTCTCGGAGATGAAGGTGGAGATATCCGGCTCTTTCGGCGGCCTCGGTATCGAGATTGCCCTGAAGGAGGGAAAGCTCACGGTTATTTCACCCATTGAGGATACCCCCGCCTGGCGGGCCGGCATCAAGGCCGGAGACCATATCTGGAAGATCGACGGCACCCCCACCCGCGACCTCACCATCGTTCAGGCGGTGAAAAAAATGCGGGGGGAGCGGGGGACGAAGGTGACTCTCACGATCCTGCGCAATGGCGAAACGGAGCCCCGGGAGTTTCCCCTCGTGCGGGACATTATCCAGACCAAGAGCCTCAAGGCCAGGAGCCTGGAGCCCGGGTACGGCTATGTGCGGATCAGCCACTTCCAGGAGCGGACCGGAGAGGATTTCGCCAATGCCCTGCGGAACCTCAGGGCCGAGAACGGCGGTACTCTCAAGGGGCTCGTGCTCGACCTGCGCAACAACCCCGGCGGGCTTCTGGAGGTGGCGGTGGCGGTGGCCGGCCGCTTCGTGGGTGAGCGGCTCGACAATGGCCTCATCGTCTACACCGAGGGGCGCGAGGAGTTCGCCAAGCGGCGTTTCAGTGCCACCGTCGGCGAGAAGGAACCCCCGTATCCCCTGGTGGTGCTCATCAACAGCGGCAGCGCCAGTGCCTCGGAGATCGTGGCCGGCGCGCTGCAGGACTATGGCCGGGCTGTCATCATGGGAACCCCCAGCTTCGGCAAGGGGTCGGTCCAGACCGTAATCCCCATGAAGGACGGCGCCGGGCTCAAGCTCACCACGGCCCTCTACTACACTCCCAAGGGGCGCTCCATCCAGGCTAGGGGAATCATACCCGACGTCATCGTGGAGAATGCCGAACTGAAGAGCGTGACCAAGGACAGGCGGGAGGACTTCCACGAGAAGGATCTGGACAATCACCTGGGGGGAGGGAAGGACGCGGTTCCCGCAAAGGGGCCGATTGAAAAGAACGAGGAGAGTGGGAAAAAGGGGCAACCCGCACGGCACGCCGTTGGGCCGGAGGATGATGCGAAGAAGGACTTTCAGCTCGCCCGTGCCCTGGATCTCCTGAAGAGCTGGGAGGTGCTGCAGAAGGTGGCGGGGGGGATCAAGTAA
- a CDS encoding NCS2 family permease, producing the protein MKTIASFFRFDHYRTSFRKETVAGITTFLTMAYIIIVNPAILEAGGIPRGPQTTATILAAVFGCVVMALWANRPFAIAPYMSENAFVAFTVVKTLGYTWQTAMGAVFVAGIVFSILTVFRVRSWLAEAIPLSLKCAFAVGIGLFLTFIGLNETGLVTLGVAGAPVKMGNIAAPSVLLAVFGYLLTVFLMTRQVRGAIVIGIVATTTLSIAFGVTPMPKEFVSLPPDISPILFQLDIGSVFEIRFFPVVLTIFIMAFLDTVGTLIGLSMRADLLDEHGNLPEIEKPMLADALATTVAPLLGTTTTGAYIESAAGIEEGGRTGFTALVVAGLFLLALFFAPLFTIVPSHAYGIALIVIGSFMIEPIKRIAFDDFTELVPAFLTIVLMIFTYNIGVGMSTGLLTYPLLKAAAGRGREVPAGMWVLALLAVSLFVFFPKM; encoded by the coding sequence ATGAAAACTATCGCTTCGTTCTTCCGTTTCGACCACTACCGTACCAGCTTCCGGAAGGAGACCGTGGCCGGGATCACCACGTTCCTGACCATGGCCTACATCATCATCGTGAACCCGGCCATACTGGAGGCGGGGGGGATCCCGCGGGGGCCCCAGACCACGGCCACCATCCTGGCCGCGGTCTTCGGCTGCGTGGTCATGGCGCTGTGGGCCAACCGACCCTTCGCCATCGCCCCCTACATGAGCGAGAACGCCTTTGTCGCCTTCACGGTGGTGAAGACCCTCGGTTATACCTGGCAGACGGCCATGGGCGCGGTCTTCGTGGCCGGCATCGTCTTTTCCATCCTCACGGTCTTCAGGGTCCGGAGCTGGCTGGCGGAGGCGATCCCCCTCTCCCTCAAGTGCGCCTTTGCCGTGGGGATAGGCCTCTTCCTCACCTTCATCGGCCTCAATGAGACCGGCCTCGTCACCCTGGGGGTTGCCGGGGCGCCGGTGAAGATGGGGAACATTGCCGCGCCGTCGGTGCTCCTGGCGGTCTTCGGCTACCTTCTTACCGTCTTCCTTATGACGCGGCAGGTCCGCGGGGCCATTGTGATCGGCATCGTGGCCACCACAACCCTCTCCATCGCCTTTGGCGTGACCCCCATGCCGAAGGAGTTCGTGAGCCTCCCCCCCGACATCTCGCCGATCCTCTTCCAGCTGGATATCGGGAGCGTCTTCGAGATCCGTTTCTTTCCGGTGGTCCTCACCATTTTCATCATGGCGTTCCTGGACACGGTGGGGACCCTCATCGGCCTCTCCATGCGGGCCGACCTCCTGGACGAGCACGGGAACCTCCCCGAGATCGAGAAGCCGATGCTGGCCGACGCCTTGGCCACCACCGTGGCGCCGCTTTTGGGAACCACCACCACCGGCGCCTACATCGAGTCGGCCGCCGGCATCGAGGAGGGGGGGCGCACCGGTTTCACGGCCCTCGTCGTGGCGGGGCTCTTCCTCCTGGCCCTCTTCTTCGCTCCGCTGTTCACCATCGTCCCCTCCCACGCCTACGGCATTGCCCTCATCGTCATCGGCTCCTTCATGATCGAGCCCATCAAGCGGATCGCATTCGACGACTTCACCGAGCTGGTTCCCGCCTTCCTCACCATCGTCCTCATGATTTTCACCTACAACATCGGCGTCGGCATGAGCACGGGGCTCCTCACCTATCCGCTCCTCAAGGCCGCAGCCGGCCGGGGGCGCGAGGTGCCGGCCGGCATGTGGGTGCTGGCGCTCCTGGCGGTGTCGCTCTTTGTGTTCTTTCCTAAGATGTGA
- the recQ gene encoding DNA helicase RecQ, producing MIANNPLDTLRTVFGYRTFRPFQEEIVTRLIGGGDAFVLMPTGGGKSLCYQIPAIHRPGVGIVVSPLISLMKDQVDTLRENGVAAAAYNSAMGEREARQVLARLHAGELDLLYVAPERLMTDAFLERLREIPVALFAIDEAHCVSQWGHDFRPEYVGLGRLRGLFPGVPVIALTATADVQTRSDIIDRLGLRDAQVYVTGFDRPNIRYTVVDKQKPFHQLLAFLGNRPQDAGIVYALSRKRVEEVAGKLRDAGIEAAAYHAGLADGERGRVQEAFLRDDVRVVVATVAFGMGIDKPNVRFVVHYDLPKNIESYYQETGRAGRDGLPAEALLLFGYGDIAVSRSLIESGNNPEQVRIELHKLNAMVGFAEAGTCRREALLGYFGERLAEPCGNCDLCLDPPESFDATEDARKALSCVYRVGQRFGMGHVIDVLRGSKNERIQQLGHDRLSTYGIGADRSAEAWGSIIRQLIHRGYLEQDLANYSVLKLTPAARPLLRGEVSLTLAKPRVKVAPVKKEPKRKGVVASLAERDEDLFQALRALRKRLADEQQVPPYVIFSDATLVEMATLRPATMDDLLRVNGVGEQKLGRYGAAFLEAIRNNS from the coding sequence GTGATCGCCAACAATCCCCTCGACACCCTCCGGACGGTCTTCGGCTACCGCACCTTCCGCCCCTTCCAGGAGGAGATCGTCACCCGTCTCATCGGCGGCGGCGATGCCTTTGTCCTCATGCCGACGGGGGGCGGAAAGTCCCTCTGCTACCAGATTCCGGCCATCCACCGTCCCGGCGTCGGCATCGTGGTCTCTCCCCTCATCTCCCTCATGAAGGACCAGGTGGATACGCTGCGGGAGAACGGCGTGGCGGCCGCGGCCTACAATTCCGCCATGGGCGAGCGGGAGGCCCGGCAGGTCCTGGCCCGGCTCCACGCGGGCGAGCTGGATCTCCTCTACGTGGCGCCGGAGCGGCTCATGACCGACGCCTTTCTGGAGCGGCTCCGGGAGATCCCCGTGGCCCTTTTCGCCATCGACGAGGCCCACTGCGTTTCCCAGTGGGGGCACGACTTCCGCCCCGAGTACGTGGGGCTGGGGCGGCTGCGGGGGCTCTTCCCCGGCGTGCCGGTCATCGCCCTCACCGCCACCGCCGACGTCCAGACCCGCAGCGACATCATCGACCGGCTGGGGCTTCGGGACGCCCAGGTCTACGTCACCGGCTTCGACCGGCCGAACATCCGGTACACCGTGGTCGATAAGCAGAAGCCCTTTCACCAGCTCCTGGCGTTTCTGGGGAACCGCCCTCAGGATGCCGGCATCGTCTACGCCCTCTCCAGAAAGCGGGTGGAGGAGGTGGCCGGCAAGCTGCGGGATGCCGGCATCGAGGCGGCCGCCTACCATGCGGGGCTGGCCGACGGCGAGCGGGGCCGGGTCCAGGAGGCGTTCCTGCGGGATGATGTCCGCGTTGTGGTGGCCACCGTCGCCTTCGGCATGGGGATCGACAAGCCCAACGTCCGGTTCGTGGTCCACTACGACCTTCCCAAGAACATCGAGAGCTACTACCAGGAGACGGGCCGGGCCGGGCGCGACGGGCTGCCGGCCGAGGCGCTCCTTCTCTTCGGCTATGGAGATATTGCCGTCTCCCGCTCCCTCATCGAGTCCGGCAACAATCCGGAACAGGTGCGGATCGAGCTCCACAAGCTGAACGCCATGGTGGGGTTCGCCGAGGCCGGCACCTGCCGCCGGGAGGCGCTCCTGGGCTATTTCGGCGAGCGGCTTGCCGAGCCGTGCGGCAACTGCGATCTCTGTCTCGATCCCCCCGAGAGCTTCGACGCCACCGAGGATGCCCGCAAGGCCCTCTCCTGCGTCTACCGGGTGGGGCAGCGCTTCGGCATGGGGCATGTGATCGACGTGCTGCGGGGCTCGAAAAACGAGCGGATCCAGCAGCTGGGCCACGATCGCCTCTCCACCTACGGCATCGGCGCGGACCGCTCCGCCGAGGCGTGGGGAAGCATCATCCGCCAGCTTATTCATCGCGGGTACCTGGAGCAGGACCTGGCCAACTATTCGGTGCTGAAGCTGACCCCGGCGGCCCGTCCCCTGTTGCGGGGGGAGGTGAGCCTGACCCTTGCGAAGCCCCGGGTGAAGGTTGCCCCGGTCAAAAAGGAGCCGAAGCGTAAGGGGGTAGTGGCATCGCTGGCCGAGAGGGACGAGGATCTCTTCCAGGCGCTGAGGGCTCTCCGCAAGCGACTGGCCGACGAGCAGCAGGTCCCCCCCTATGTCATCTTCAGCGACGCCACGCTGGTCGAGATGGCGACCCTGCGTCCCGCAACCATGGACGACCTCCTGCGGGTGAACGGGGTAGGGGAGCAGAAGCTCGGGCGCTACGGCGCGGCGTTTCTTGAGGCGATTCGGAACAATTCGTGA
- a CDS encoding hypoxanthine-guanine phosphoribosyltransferase → MSVTLDEVKQVYAEADCLYTAPQVEETIDRMAREITARLADANPVVFCVMKGGIIVTGKLLPKLEFPLEAEYLHATRYGHKLYGTVLDWKVRPTKELKDRTVLIIDDILDEGETLGAIADWCRGMEAKEVLTAVLIDKEHDRKARPDLVPEFVGLRTPDRYLFGFGMDYKGYWRNAPGIFALKGY, encoded by the coding sequence ATGTCCGTCACCCTCGACGAGGTAAAACAAGTCTACGCGGAGGCCGACTGTCTCTACACCGCTCCCCAGGTTGAAGAGACCATCGACCGGATGGCGCGGGAGATCACCGCACGGCTGGCCGATGCCAACCCCGTCGTCTTCTGCGTCATGAAGGGGGGGATCATCGTTACCGGCAAACTCCTGCCGAAGCTGGAATTCCCCCTGGAGGCGGAGTACCTCCACGCCACCCGTTACGGCCACAAGCTCTACGGCACCGTCCTCGACTGGAAGGTGCGGCCGACCAAGGAACTGAAGGACCGCACCGTCCTCATCATCGACGACATCCTGGACGAGGGGGAGACCCTGGGCGCCATTGCCGACTGGTGCCGGGGCATGGAGGCGAAGGAGGTGCTGACGGCCGTGCTGATCGACAAGGAGCATGACCGCAAGGCCCGTCCCGACCTGGTCCCCGAGTTCGTGGGGCTCAGGACGCCGGATCGCTATCTCTTCGGCTTCGGCATGGACTACAAGGGGTATTGGCGGAACGCACCGGGGATTTTCGCTCTCAAGGGGTACTGA
- a CDS encoding response regulator: MGATTEQSNGNILIIEDSPTQSAQLRHIMETNGYHVISACNGREALALLSGQTPSLIISDVIMPGIDGYELCRRIKEREDSRNIPVILLTSLSDPHDVIRGLECGADNFITKPCNEKHLLSRVSYLLESRNPCQIEARSGLEILFGGERYCITADRRQILDLLLCTYETAIQKNDALIRAQDELSRLNQQLETTNRELEAFNYTVSHDLRSPLTNISGYCQVLQELHGDTLDPTCQDYIQEIYRATMRMNDLIGDLMEFSRLNHQELQRQEVNLSTMARIIAVELKSKDRERRVEFRIADGIVGNGDSRLLQLVLVNLLGNAWKYTGKKENAVIEFGVTNTEGKEVYFVRDNGAGFDMAEAHRLFGTFQRLHSKQEFEGTGIGLATVQRIIQRHGGSIRGEGEVGKGATFYFTL; encoded by the coding sequence ATGGGAGCAACCACGGAACAAAGCAACGGCAACATCCTCATCATCGAAGACAGCCCCACCCAGTCAGCACAACTTCGCCACATCATGGAAACGAACGGCTACCACGTCATTTCGGCCTGCAACGGCAGGGAGGCCCTGGCGCTCCTTTCCGGGCAGACACCTTCTCTTATCATCAGCGACGTCATCATGCCGGGAATCGACGGCTATGAGCTGTGCCGCAGGATCAAGGAACGGGAAGATTCCAGGAACATACCCGTCATCCTCCTGACCTCCCTTTCCGATCCCCATGATGTCATCAGGGGGCTCGAGTGCGGCGCCGACAATTTCATCACCAAGCCCTGCAACGAGAAGCACCTTCTCTCCCGTGTCAGCTACCTGCTGGAAAGCCGGAATCCATGCCAGATCGAAGCGCGATCAGGCCTTGAAATCCTCTTCGGCGGAGAACGCTACTGCATAACCGCGGACCGCAGGCAGATCCTCGACCTCCTCCTCTGCACCTACGAAACCGCCATTCAGAAGAATGACGCACTGATCAGGGCGCAGGACGAACTGAGCCGGCTCAACCAGCAACTCGAAACCACGAACCGTGAGCTGGAGGCATTCAACTACACGGTTTCCCACGACCTCCGCTCCCCCCTGACAAACATCAGCGGCTACTGCCAGGTGCTTCAGGAACTCCACGGCGACACCCTTGATCCTACCTGCCAGGATTACATCCAGGAAATATATCGGGCGACCATGCGGATGAACGACCTGATCGGCGACCTGATGGAATTTTCGCGGCTGAACCACCAGGAACTGCAGCGGCAGGAGGTGAATCTCAGCACCATGGCCCGCATCATTGCCGTGGAACTGAAATCGAAAGACAGGGAGCGGCGGGTCGAGTTCAGAATCGCCGATGGAATCGTCGGCAACGGGGACTCGCGGCTGCTGCAACTGGTGCTGGTGAACCTCCTGGGGAATGCCTGGAAGTACACCGGCAAAAAGGAGAACGCCGTGATCGAGTTCGGCGTCACCAATACTGAGGGGAAAGAGGTCTACTTCGTCCGCGACAACGGAGCAGGCTTCGACATGGCCGAGGCCCACCGCCTTTTCGGCACCTTTCAGCGCCTGCACAGCAAGCAGGAGTTCGAAGGAACCGGCATCGGCCTTGCCACGGTTCAGCGCATCATCCAGCGGCATGGGGGAAGTATCCGGGGCGAGGGAGAGGTCGGAAAGGGAGCAACCTTTTACTTCACGCTGTAA
- the cheB gene encoding chemotaxis-specific protein-glutamate methyltransferase CheB, whose amino-acid sequence MVKVLIVDDSASVRLFLQGLLAADPGIEVIGTAADGDEAVEAVARLNPDVVTMDIYMPRMNGLLATRRIMETHPVPIVVVSGNLDAEEVASTFRAIEAGAVTALPRPQGPGHPNHEREARSFVQAVKLMAEVKVIKRWPRRDNPASLPSLPCQAMVPARLKAVAIGASTGGPMVLQTILAGLRRDFPLPVLIVQHMATGFIKGFVEWLNLTSALPVHIAGNGDRLIPGHAYVAPDCFHMLVTEDGTAIELQNTPPENGLRPSVSALFRSVTQAFGAQTVGVLLTGMGSDGARELKRLREAGAVTIVQDRESSVIHGMPGEALKLGAATHTLPPDRIVTALTSLAMEK is encoded by the coding sequence ATGGTGAAGGTTCTCATTGTGGACGACTCGGCGAGCGTGCGGCTGTTCCTTCAGGGGCTGCTCGCCGCCGACCCGGGGATAGAGGTGATCGGCACCGCGGCGGACGGGGATGAAGCTGTCGAAGCGGTGGCGCGGCTGAATCCCGACGTGGTAACCATGGACATCTACATGCCGCGGATGAACGGCCTGCTCGCCACCCGCCGGATCATGGAAACCCACCCGGTCCCCATCGTCGTGGTGAGCGGAAACCTTGACGCCGAGGAAGTCGCCTCGACCTTCCGTGCCATAGAGGCGGGGGCCGTCACCGCCCTGCCGCGCCCCCAGGGCCCCGGCCATCCGAACCACGAGCGGGAAGCCAGGTCCTTCGTCCAGGCCGTGAAGCTGATGGCTGAAGTCAAGGTGATAAAGCGGTGGCCCCGACGCGACAACCCGGCCTCCCTCCCTTCTTTGCCATGCCAGGCGATGGTTCCGGCGCGGCTCAAGGCGGTAGCCATCGGCGCTTCGACCGGCGGGCCCATGGTTCTCCAGACCATTCTTGCCGGTCTGCGAAGGGATTTCCCGCTGCCGGTCCTCATCGTCCAGCACATGGCCACGGGCTTCATCAAGGGATTTGTCGAGTGGCTCAACCTCACCTCGGCCCTGCCGGTGCACATTGCCGGCAACGGCGACCGACTCATCCCCGGCCACGCCTACGTGGCGCCGGACTGTTTTCACATGCTCGTGACCGAAGACGGAACTGCAATCGAGTTGCAGAACACCCCCCCGGAAAACGGCCTCCGACCATCGGTCTCTGCCCTCTTCCGCTCCGTGACGCAGGCTTTTGGCGCCCAGACGGTCGGTGTGCTCCTCACCGGCATGGGAAGCGACGGCGCCAGGGAACTGAAGCGCTTACGCGAGGCCGGAGCCGTCACCATCGTGCAGGACCGGGAAAGCTCCGTCATTCACGGAATGCCGGGCGAGGCCCTGAAACTGGGGGCAGCGACCCACACGCTCCCTCCCGACCGGATCGTGACCGCCCTTACCAGCCTGGCTATGGAGAAGTGA
- a CDS encoding formylglycine-generating enzyme family protein: MMNTHRLATGAALLAFLVIVSPLAAEVKPAAKVSSPPPAAGSVFRDRLKNGSSGPEMVVIPAGKFRMGAIFGGGDPDEKPVHWVSIARPFAMGKYEVTFGEYDRFCDATGREKPKDGRRWFGPLSRDWGRGRMPAMNVSWEDAVAYAKWLSEQTGQKYRLPSEAEWEFAARGGKDTPFWWGGTAGEKRANCKGCGSKWDNKKGAPAGSFAANPYGLFDTAGNVWEWCLDTWHDSYTGAPTDGSPWLGGDDTRRVQRGGSFGSKVRYIRSSARGRGAPDGQYVYLGFRVLREL, from the coding sequence ATGATGAATACCCACCGTCTGGCCACGGGAGCGGCGCTCCTGGCATTTCTCGTTATTGTATCGCCATTGGCTGCCGAAGTGAAACCCGCGGCAAAAGTTTCTTCGCCTCCCCCCGCGGCCGGCTCGGTTTTCCGCGATCGCCTGAAGAATGGCTCCTCCGGTCCCGAGATGGTGGTCATCCCCGCCGGCAAGTTCCGGATGGGGGCCATCTTCGGCGGCGGCGACCCCGACGAGAAGCCGGTCCACTGGGTATCAATCGCCCGCCCCTTCGCCATGGGGAAGTATGAGGTGACCTTCGGGGAGTACGACCGGTTTTGCGATGCCACCGGCCGGGAGAAGCCCAAGGACGGCCGTCGCTGGTTCGGTCCTCTCTCCCGGGACTGGGGCCGGGGACGGATGCCGGCCATGAACGTCAGCTGGGAGGATGCCGTAGCCTATGCCAAGTGGCTGTCGGAGCAGACGGGGCAGAAGTACCGGCTCCCCAGCGAGGCCGAGTGGGAGTTCGCGGCCCGTGGCGGCAAGGATACCCCCTTCTGGTGGGGGGGAACCGCCGGCGAAAAAAGGGCCAACTGCAAGGGGTGCGGCAGCAAGTGGGACAACAAGAAGGGTGCGCCGGCGGGCTCCTTCGCCGCGAATCCCTATGGCCTCTTCGATACGGCAGGCAACGTCTGGGAATGGTGCCTCGACACCTGGCACGACAGCTATACCGGAGCTCCCACTGACGGCTCCCCCTGGCTCGGCGGCGACGACACCCGCCGCGTCCAGCGGGGTGGCTCCTTCGGGAGCAAGGTCCGTTACATCCGCTCCTCAGCCCGGGGACGCGGCGCCCCCGATGGGCAGTATGTCTATCTCGGCTTTCGGGTGCTGAGGGAACTGTGA